A section of the Mycobacterium sp. 3519A genome encodes:
- a CDS encoding aminoglycoside 3'-phosphotransferase: MTIPSEPVPVPEIVSDIAAGRSVAAVWINELGGVTFGIDGGREFVKVYPDANAHLLAAEAPRLRWARRYTPVPEVLGSGPSWLHTAGLAGRSAVDARWADDPRTAARAIGVGLRRMHDALPVADCPFGKPPWVPDDAPPADRLVVCHGDACSPNTLMADDGTFSGHVDLGDLGVADRWADLAIATLSLDWNFPTDGPGGFAEALLNAYGVAPDVDRIAYYRLAWDEEDPLAG, from the coding sequence GTGACCATTCCCAGCGAACCCGTGCCGGTACCGGAGATCGTCTCTGACATCGCGGCGGGGCGCTCGGTAGCCGCGGTGTGGATCAACGAACTGGGCGGCGTGACGTTCGGGATCGACGGCGGACGCGAGTTCGTGAAGGTGTACCCCGACGCCAACGCGCACCTGTTGGCCGCCGAGGCGCCACGGCTGCGCTGGGCGCGGCGCTACACGCCGGTGCCCGAGGTGCTGGGCAGCGGACCGAGCTGGCTGCACACCGCAGGACTGGCGGGTCGCTCGGCGGTGGACGCGCGCTGGGCCGACGATCCCCGCACCGCCGCCCGGGCCATCGGCGTCGGCCTGCGGCGAATGCACGACGCGCTACCGGTCGCCGACTGCCCCTTCGGGAAGCCGCCCTGGGTGCCCGACGACGCCCCGCCTGCCGACCGCCTCGTGGTGTGCCACGGCGACGCCTGCTCGCCCAACACGCTGATGGCCGACGACGGCACGTTCAGCGGGCACGTCGACCTGGGCGATCTGGGCGTCGCCGACCGGTGGGCCGACCTCGCCATCGCGACCCTGTCGCTGGACTGGAACTTTCCGACCGACGGCCCCGGCGGCTTCGCGGAGGCGCTGCTGAACGCATACGGCGTCGCACCGGACGTCGACCGGATCGCCTACTACCGGCTGGCGTGGGACGAGGAGGATCCGCTGGCGGGCTAG
- a CDS encoding IS481 family transposase, with the protein MSHRNAPLSETGRLRLARCVVEDGWPLRRAAERFQVAVSTAARWAGRYREFGPAGMRDRSSRPHHSPHRTPTRTERRIIKVRVIRRWGPARIGYLLGLHPLTVHRVLTRYGLARLRWLDRPTGRVIRRMESAACGDLVHVDVKKLGKIPAGGGWRMLGHAVGRANKQADKSSGVQTKYRNPVRGYHFLHTAIDAYSRLVYSELLADERKETAAAFWLRANAWFNDCGFTVRKVLTDNGSCYRSHTFHDALGDIKHRRTRPYRPQTNGKVERFHRTLADEWAYARLYRSDAERCDEFPRWLHTYNHHRGHTALKGQPPASRVPNLSGQYT; encoded by the coding sequence GTGTCCCACCGTAATGCCCCTTTGTCCGAAACTGGGCGTCTGCGTCTGGCCCGTTGTGTTGTGGAAGACGGTTGGCCGTTGCGGCGGGCCGCCGAACGGTTCCAGGTGGCGGTGAGCACCGCTGCTCGCTGGGCTGGCCGCTACCGCGAATTCGGTCCTGCCGGTATGCGTGATCGCAGCTCACGGCCTCATCACAGCCCCCACAGGACACCCACGCGCACCGAGCGGCGCATCATCAAAGTCCGGGTCATCCGCCGCTGGGGGCCGGCGCGGATTGGTTATCTGCTGGGGTTGCATCCCTTGACCGTGCACCGTGTGCTGACCCGGTATGGCCTGGCCAGACTGCGCTGGCTCGACCGCCCCACCGGGCGGGTCATCCGCCGGATGGAATCCGCGGCCTGCGGTGATCTGGTCCACGTCGATGTCAAGAAGCTGGGCAAGATCCCCGCCGGCGGCGGCTGGCGCATGCTGGGCCACGCCGTGGGCAGGGCCAATAAACAGGCCGACAAGAGCAGTGGAGTGCAAACGAAATACCGCAATCCGGTGCGGGGCTATCACTTCCTGCACACTGCGATCGATGCGTATTCGCGGCTGGTTTACTCCGAACTACTGGCTGACGAGCGTAAGGAGACCGCCGCAGCGTTCTGGCTGCGCGCCAACGCTTGGTTCAACGATTGTGGCTTCACCGTGCGGAAGGTATTGACCGACAACGGATCCTGCTATCGCTCACACACATTTCACGACGCCTTGGGTGACATCAAGCACCGCCGCACCCGCCCATATCGACCCCAGACCAACGGCAAGGTAGAGAGATTTCATCGCACCTTGGCCGATGAGTGGGCCTATGCCCGGCTCTACCGCAGCGACGCCGAACGCTGCGACGAATTCCCACGATGGCTACACACCTACAATCACCACCGCGGCCACACAGCACTCAAAGGTCAACCACCCGCCAGCCGCGTACCGAACCTCTCAGGTCAGTACACCTAG